In a genomic window of Nodosilinea sp. E11:
- a CDS encoding alanine--glyoxylate aminotransferase family protein, whose translation MDNKLMLMIPGPTPVPEQVLLAMAKHPMGHRSGEFSAIMAEVTENLKWLHQTQNDVLVLAASGTGAMEAGIINFLSAGDKVLVASNGKFGERWGEVARAYGLAVQDVTAEWGKPLNPDDIKAALDADTAKEIKAVIVTHSETSTGVLNDLETINRHVKAHGALIMVDAVTSLGATSVPVDAWGLDVVASGSQKGYMIPPGLAFVSVSAKAWQAYETATLPKYYLDLKPYSKNAAKNTTPFTPPVNMFFALQAALQMMQKEGLEAIFARHDRQKRATRAAMTALNLPLFGADDCASPAITAVMPQGVEAEQVRSVMKKQFDIALAGGQDHLKGQIFRIGHLGFVGDRDILTAVAAIEATLTKLGYNQFTPGAGVAAAGQILLS comes from the coding sequence ATGGATAACAAGTTGATGCTGATGATTCCGGGGCCGACCCCCGTACCCGAGCAGGTGCTGTTGGCCATGGCCAAGCACCCCATGGGCCACCGCAGCGGCGAGTTTAGCGCGATCATGGCCGAGGTCACCGAAAACCTCAAGTGGCTGCACCAGACCCAAAACGACGTGCTGGTGCTGGCCGCCAGCGGCACCGGGGCGATGGAAGCAGGCATCATCAACTTTCTCAGCGCGGGCGACAAGGTGCTGGTGGCCAGCAACGGCAAATTTGGCGAACGCTGGGGCGAAGTGGCCCGCGCCTACGGCCTAGCGGTACAGGACGTGACCGCCGAGTGGGGCAAACCCCTGAATCCTGACGACATCAAGGCTGCTCTTGACGCCGACACCGCCAAAGAGATCAAGGCGGTGATTGTCACTCACAGCGAAACCTCCACCGGGGTGCTCAACGATTTGGAAACCATCAACCGCCATGTCAAAGCCCACGGCGCGCTGATCATGGTCGATGCAGTGACTAGCCTGGGGGCAACCTCGGTACCGGTGGATGCGTGGGGGCTAGACGTGGTGGCTTCTGGTTCTCAGAAGGGCTATATGATTCCCCCCGGTTTGGCTTTTGTCAGCGTCAGCGCCAAGGCGTGGCAGGCCTACGAAACCGCGACCTTGCCCAAGTACTACCTCGACCTCAAGCCCTACAGCAAAAATGCGGCTAAGAACACTACTCCCTTTACGCCGCCGGTGAATATGTTTTTTGCCCTGCAAGCGGCGCTGCAAATGATGCAGAAAGAGGGCCTAGAGGCGATCTTTGCCCGCCACGATCGCCAAAAGCGGGCCACCCGCGCCGCCATGACCGCGCTCAACCTGCCGCTGTTTGGGGCCGATGACTGCGCTAGCCCAGCGATCACCGCTGTCATGCCCCAGGGGGTTGAGGCTGAGCAGGTTCGCTCGGTGATGAAGAAGCAGTTTGATATTGCGCTCGCGGGAGGCCAAGACCACCTCAAGGGTCAGATCTTTCGCATTGGCCACCTGGGCTTTGTAGGCGATCGCGATATTCTCACCGCCGTCGCTGCGATCGAGGCTACGCTAACCAAGCTAGGTTACAACCAGTTCACACCGGGGGCTGGGGTCGCCGCTGCTGGGCAGATTCTGCTGAGCTAA
- a CDS encoding ureidoglycolate lyase — MTLPLTLHQLKAQPITPQAFAPFGQVIFPSADEAPFGPADAQLRLDAGIPRFYIMTLAAKGTRFRTITRHQRCTQCLGALEGKDWLMAVAPPGAAAQPNPQDIRAFHIPGNCFIKLEVGTWHAGPYFRHAAVSFYNLELSNTNEVDHQTCDLAGELGLEFEMVDG, encoded by the coding sequence ATGACTCTTCCGCTCACCCTTCACCAACTGAAGGCCCAACCCATTACTCCTCAAGCCTTTGCTCCCTTTGGCCAAGTGATTTTTCCCAGTGCTGACGAAGCCCCCTTTGGCCCCGCCGATGCTCAGCTCAGGCTAGATGCAGGCATTCCCCGCTTTTACATCATGACGCTGGCGGCCAAGGGCACCCGATTTCGCACCATTACCCGGCACCAGCGCTGCACCCAGTGCCTAGGGGCGCTAGAGGGCAAAGACTGGCTGATGGCGGTGGCTCCACCAGGAGCGGCGGCCCAACCCAACCCGCAAGACATTCGCGCCTTTCATATTCCTGGCAACTGCTTTATTAAGCTGGAGGTGGGCACCTGGCATGCAGGGCCATACTTTCGCCACGCCGCTGTCAGCTTTTACAACCTAGAGCTGAGCAATACGAATGAGGTTGACCACCAGACCTGCGACCTGGCGGGGGAGTTGGGGTTGGAGTTTGAGATGGTGGATGGGTAG
- a CDS encoding DUF1636 domain-containing protein has translation MTQQSTLFVCSLCKFPQPAPAAGDNTGGQYLIDQLTRCLDGEHAIAIQPVRCMAACGQACNAALSAPGKLTFIFNGLSPQTAAPDLAEFCRQYAEATGGKVAYGLRSQPIKQATAYVLPPLAAGAVEAAIAR, from the coding sequence ATGACCCAACAGTCCACGCTATTTGTTTGCTCCCTGTGTAAGTTTCCTCAGCCGGCTCCAGCGGCAGGCGACAACACCGGGGGCCAGTACCTAATCGATCAACTCACCCGCTGTCTAGACGGTGAGCACGCCATCGCAATTCAGCCGGTGCGCTGTATGGCCGCCTGTGGCCAGGCTTGCAATGCTGCCCTCAGCGCCCCTGGTAAGCTCACCTTTATCTTTAACGGTCTTTCGCCCCAGACGGCGGCCCCCGACCTGGCTGAATTTTGTCGCCAGTATGCCGAGGCTACGGGGGGTAAGGTGGCCTATGGACTGCGATCGCAGCCGATCAAACAAGCCACGGCCTATGTGCTGCCACCCCTGGCGGCTGGGGCAGTGGAGGCTGCGATCGCTCGCTAG
- a CDS encoding aminopeptidase P family protein, with the protein MPLQSLVLQALQQRRDRLAQQHPGPVMLWSGRAVSRNFPANVYPFRANSHFLYFAGLSLANAAIHLEGGQLTLFMDDPTPEAALWHGPAPSREAIAAEIGANAAYPYGHAERYRQAAATLPAQNSIERDRSLALVEALVALRLHHDTAALEQIKAAAAVSVLAHQAGMAATPKAKTEAQVRAAMEQVIMAHDMTCAYNSIVTVHGEVLHNEQYHHTLAPNDLLLADVGAEAPSGWASDITRTWPVSGRFTPAQREIYTVVLAAHDACIAAAKPGIEYRDLHLLACRTLAQGLVELGLLQGQPDSLVERDVHALFFPHGVGHLLGLDVHDMEDLGDVAGYAPGRQRSDRFGLKFLRLDRPLAANMVVTIEPGFYQVPGILAPARQSGLYDDAVNWERLEAFREVRGIRIEDDVQITATGCTVLTAALPTQVEAIETLASAA; encoded by the coding sequence ATGCCCCTTCAGAGCCTGGTTTTGCAAGCCCTTCAGCAGCGGCGCGATCGCCTGGCCCAGCAACATCCTGGACCGGTAATGCTGTGGTCGGGACGGGCGGTGTCACGCAACTTTCCGGCCAATGTGTACCCCTTTCGGGCCAATAGTCACTTCTTGTACTTTGCCGGTTTGTCCCTGGCCAATGCCGCCATTCACCTAGAGGGGGGCCAGCTCACGCTCTTTATGGATGACCCTACACCCGAGGCTGCCCTTTGGCACGGGCCAGCTCCCAGTCGAGAGGCGATCGCCGCTGAGATAGGGGCTAATGCCGCCTACCCCTATGGGCACGCCGAGCGCTACCGCCAAGCGGCCGCCACCCTGCCCGCCCAGAACTCGATCGAGCGCGATCGCAGCCTTGCTCTAGTAGAGGCCTTGGTTGCCCTGCGCCTGCACCACGACACAGCGGCCCTAGAGCAGATCAAAGCAGCGGCAGCGGTTTCAGTCTTGGCTCACCAGGCGGGTATGGCAGCAACCCCCAAGGCAAAGACCGAAGCCCAGGTGCGAGCCGCCATGGAGCAGGTGATTATGGCCCACGACATGACCTGCGCCTACAACAGCATTGTCACCGTGCATGGCGAGGTGCTGCACAACGAGCAATACCACCACACCCTGGCCCCCAATGACTTGTTACTGGCCGATGTCGGAGCCGAAGCCCCCAGCGGCTGGGCCTCAGATATTACCCGCACCTGGCCGGTTTCGGGGCGGTTTACTCCGGCTCAGCGGGAGATCTATACCGTCGTGCTAGCAGCCCACGATGCCTGCATTGCCGCCGCCAAACCAGGGATAGAATATCGCGATCTGCACCTGCTGGCCTGTCGCACCCTGGCCCAGGGGCTAGTCGAGCTAGGTCTACTCCAGGGGCAACCCGACAGTCTAGTAGAACGAGATGTCCACGCGCTGTTCTTTCCCCACGGGGTGGGGCACCTGCTGGGGCTAGACGTGCACGATATGGAAGATTTGGGTGATGTAGCGGGCTATGCGCCCGGCAGACAGCGCAGCGATCGCTTTGGCCTCAAGTTTTTACGGTTAGACCGGCCCCTGGCGGCCAATATGGTCGTCACCATTGAGCCGGGCTTTTACCAGGTACCGGGCATTCTGGCCCCGGCCCGGCAGTCGGGTCTCTACGACGACGCGGTGAACTGGGAGCGCCTGGAGGCTTTCCGGGAGGTGCGCGGGATTCGTATTGAGGACGATGTGCAAATTACTGCCACCGGCTGCACGGTCTTAACGGCGGCTCTGCCCACCCAAGTCGAAGCTATAGAAACGTTGGCCAGCGCGGCTTGA
- a CDS encoding response regulator transcription factor translates to MDSLELAPQTQSNLRVGLGRVLVVEDEELIRETVALGLAEEGFDILVAEDGLTALDMLGGTSVSSHANRPEINLVVLDLMLPGMNGLDLCRLLRHQSIDVPILVLSAKGTETDRVVGLEIGADDYLTKPFGMRELVARCRALLRRQRGKGKTEKDNVLQFEDITLHPQECRVFLKGEEINLSPKEFRILELFMGQPRRVWSRDQIIDQVWGHDFMGDNKTVDVHIRWIREKLEVDPSHPHYLKTVRGFGYRLG, encoded by the coding sequence ATGGATTCTTTAGAGCTTGCACCCCAGACCCAGTCTAATCTGCGGGTCGGCCTAGGCCGAGTGTTAGTCGTTGAAGACGAGGAGCTGATTCGAGAAACGGTAGCCCTGGGGCTAGCGGAAGAGGGATTTGACATTTTAGTGGCAGAAGATGGGTTGACGGCGTTAGATATGTTGGGCGGCACCTCAGTGTCGAGCCACGCCAACCGACCTGAAATCAACCTGGTGGTGCTTGACCTAATGCTGCCTGGCATGAATGGGTTAGACCTCTGTCGGCTGCTGCGCCACCAAAGTATTGATGTGCCCATTTTGGTGCTGAGTGCCAAGGGCACCGAAACCGACCGAGTGGTGGGCCTTGAAATTGGGGCCGACGACTATTTGACTAAGCCCTTTGGCATGCGTGAGCTGGTGGCTCGGTGCCGGGCCTTGCTGCGCCGCCAGCGGGGTAAGGGCAAGACCGAGAAAGACAATGTTCTTCAGTTTGAAGACATTACCCTGCATCCCCAAGAGTGCCGGGTCTTTCTCAAAGGGGAAGAAATTAACCTTTCGCCTAAAGAATTTCGCATCCTAGAGCTATTTATGGGACAACCCCGTCGGGTTTGGTCTCGCGACCAAATCATCGATCAGGTGTGGGGCCACGACTTTATGGGCGACAACAAAACTGTAGATGTGCACATTCGCTGGATTCGCGAAAAACTAGAGGTTGACCCTAGCCATCCTCACTATTTAAAAACCGTGCGCGGCTTTGGATATCGCCTCGGATAA
- a CDS encoding response regulator transcription factor, whose product MPLTILIAEDDEGTRLSLCDYLELEGYSVLMASHGEMALQQVFTHQPQLIITDVGMPGLDGYTLVQKVRQLPAFRLLPVIFLTAHNQTQDRIRGYQMGGDLYLPKPFELTEIGAIVRNLLERSQLIQSAWIQQVALSTAQQRAMQTEDSSAEVAPWSPTPSELMADFTAREQDVLALLSDGLSNSQIGDRLFLSPRTVEKYVSSLLRKTETSNRSELLRFAISHHLVP is encoded by the coding sequence ATGCCGTTAACCATTCTCATTGCCGAAGATGACGAGGGCACTCGCCTATCGCTGTGCGACTACTTGGAGCTAGAAGGCTACTCGGTGTTGATGGCCAGCCATGGGGAAATGGCCTTGCAGCAAGTGTTTACCCATCAACCGCAGCTGATCATTACCGATGTGGGTATGCCTGGCTTGGACGGTTATACCCTGGTGCAAAAGGTGCGACAGTTACCGGCCTTTCGGCTCTTGCCAGTGATCTTCTTAACGGCTCACAACCAAACCCAAGACCGCATTCGGGGTTACCAGATGGGGGGCGATCTGTACCTGCCCAAGCCCTTTGAGCTGACAGAAATTGGGGCTATCGTGCGGAATTTGCTGGAGCGATCGCAGCTGATTCAATCGGCGTGGATTCAGCAGGTGGCGCTCTCGACTGCGCAGCAGCGGGCCATGCAGACAGAGGATAGCTCCGCCGAGGTGGCTCCCTGGAGCCCAACTCCCTCAGAGCTCATGGCTGATTTTACCGCCCGCGAACAGGATGTGCTGGCGTTGCTCTCAGACGGGCTGTCGAATTCTCAGATCGGCGATCGCCTGTTTTTAAGCCCTCGCACCGTTGAAAAGTACGTCAGCAGCCTGTTGCGCAAAACGGAAACCAGCAATCGCTCAGAGCTGCTGCGCTTTGCCATCAGCCACCACTTGGTGCCCTAG
- a CDS encoding peptidoglycan recognition family protein: MTRRWIWLALVGALVTLLGLGLSPARAAGPLQPQLTVSGLPPMQTTPDVALQPLKAMQPGPTDFAAPAALPLAQAASPRQVTALADPSNYGDRFATDINGQVLHNDFIAVIHETVGSAQSALNLFRTHHPRDQDQVSYHTLIGRDGTVYYIVPPEKRAFGAGNSVFNGPNGPETVRTNPAFPPSVNNFAYHISLETPGDGMNNRRSHSGYTQAQYASLAWLLAQTTIPDNRITTHQAVDRSGNRMDPRSFNGQGLFSLLRQYPTRSGLSG; the protein is encoded by the coding sequence GTGACTCGTCGCTGGATATGGCTTGCTTTAGTTGGGGCATTGGTAACCCTACTGGGTTTGGGACTCAGCCCAGCGCGGGCAGCTGGGCCGCTGCAACCTCAGCTGACGGTCAGTGGTCTCCCCCCGATGCAAACCACCCCTGACGTAGCGCTGCAACCCCTCAAGGCCATGCAGCCCGGCCCCACCGATTTTGCCGCTCCCGCAGCCCTCCCGTTGGCCCAAGCTGCCTCTCCTCGGCAGGTCACGGCCTTGGCTGACCCCAGCAACTATGGCGATCGCTTTGCCACCGACATCAATGGCCAGGTGCTGCACAACGACTTTATTGCGGTGATCCACGAAACCGTTGGCTCTGCCCAGAGCGCCCTCAACCTGTTTCGTACCCACCATCCCCGAGACCAAGACCAGGTCAGCTATCACACCCTGATTGGCCGCGATGGCACGGTCTACTACATTGTGCCTCCCGAAAAACGGGCCTTTGGGGCGGGCAACTCTGTTTTCAATGGCCCCAATGGGCCAGAAACCGTGCGTACTAATCCGGCCTTTCCCCCCTCGGTCAACAATTTTGCCTACCACATCTCGTTAGAGACCCCTGGCGATGGCATGAACAACCGCCGCAGCCACAGCGGTTACACCCAGGCCCAGTACGCTTCGCTGGCCTGGCTGTTGGCCCAAACCACCATTCCCGACAATCGCATTACTACCCACCAGGCGGTCGATCGCTCCGGTAACCGCATGGATCCGCGTAGCTTCAACGGCCAGGGACTGTTTAGCCTGCTGCGCCAGTACCCCACCCGCAGTGGTCTCTCGGGCTAA
- a CDS encoding T3SS (YopN, CesT) and YbjN peptide-binding chaperone 1, with protein MEFKTPSQETVYHRILPWMHELFGESLVVFEDEPLFIVNLGSAVASTRVVPWHTDETLITTRAYVVTDIDLTPELGYYLLRENNGIYFGRFAYDAEDDIVFEHSLVGESCDRLELNHSVTTVIRIADSYDDEIVARWGGKRALDRWAS; from the coding sequence ATGGAGTTTAAGACCCCTAGTCAAGAGACGGTTTACCATCGCATTCTGCCCTGGATGCACGAATTGTTTGGCGAATCGCTGGTGGTATTTGAGGATGAACCTCTGTTCATCGTCAACCTGGGGTCGGCGGTAGCCTCGACACGGGTGGTGCCCTGGCACACCGACGAAACTCTGATCACCACTCGGGCCTACGTGGTCACCGACATTGATCTAACTCCCGAGCTGGGCTACTACCTGCTGCGAGAAAACAACGGCATTTATTTTGGTCGCTTTGCCTACGATGCCGAAGACGACATTGTGTTTGAGCACAGTCTGGTGGGTGAAAGCTGCGATCGCCTGGAACTCAACCACTCTGTCACCACCGTCATTCGCATTGCCGACAGCTACGACGATGAGATCGTCGCCCGCTGGGGAGGAAAGCGGGCCCTCGATCGCTGGGCCTCTTAG